A window of the Cicer arietinum cultivar CDC Frontier isolate Library 1 chromosome 6, Cicar.CDCFrontier_v2.0, whole genome shotgun sequence genome harbors these coding sequences:
- the LOC101509634 gene encoding uncharacterized protein yields MFPRIIFCTAASLATIVVIVLALVSPASHNKIHSRPWLDLSLYIQQPQNISTLNTHVVPREDVGAFIFHRVLTEGPENTSMVVGKFQQSEFNVLYLTFDTPDHSGSLSVQTMKVSHKDRDEFKVVGGTGSFAFARGVAVFTQTDKQISEEAITYHVKLQLEFPNHSPKLRS; encoded by the exons ATGTTTCCTAGGATCATATTCTGCACTGCAGCTTCTCTCGCAACAATAGTAGTCATTGTTTTGGCTTTGGTTTCACCAGCTTCACATAACAAGATCCATTCAAGGCCATGGCTTGATTTGTCCCTTTATATCCAACAACCTCAAAACATATCAACCTTAAATACACATGTTGTACCAAGAGAAGATGTTGGAGCATTTATCTTTCATCGTGTACTTACAGAGGGACCAGAGAACACTTCAATGGTAGTAGGGAAA TTTCAACAATCAGAATTCAATGTTTTGTATCTCACTTTTGACACACCTGATCATTCAGGTAGCTTGAGTGTGCAGACAATGAAAGTGTCTCATAAGGACAGAGATGAATTCAAGGTTGTAGGAGGAACGGGTTCGTTTGCATTTGCTCGCGGTGTTGCGGTTTTTACTCAGACGGATAAACAAATTAGTGAGGAAGCTATAACTTATCATGTGAAACTTCAGCTTGAATTCCCTAATCATTCTCCAAAGTTACGATCATGA